The sequence TGGGTGTAGGTGGGTGTAGGTGGGTGTCACTTCCAGGCGTAGGCAGGCATCATCTCCGGGTGTAGGCGGGTGTAGGCGGGCATCGCCTCCGGGTGTAGGCGGGTGTAGGCGGGCATCGCCTCCGGGTGTAGGCAGGTGTAGGCGGGCGTCACCTCCGGGTGTAGGAGGGTGTAGGCAGGCGTCATCTCTGGGTGTAGGTGGGCGTCATGTCCGGGTGTAGGCGGACGTCACCTCTGGCTGTAGGTGGGTGTAGGTGGGTGTCACGTCCGGGTGTAGGCGGACGTCATCTCTGGGTGTAGGTGGGTGTAGGCGGGTGTCATCTCCGGGTGTAGGCAGGCACCCCACGCTTCTGGGCCTCCAGCCGCCGCCGTCTCGCCCCGCTGCAGGACTTTGAGTGCGGGGAGGAGGTGGAGATGTCCTTCATGAAGAACGGGAAGTGGCTGGGGGTGGCGTACCGCGTGCGCAAGGACGCGCTGGCCGGCCGGGCGCTCTTCCCCCACGTCCTGGTGAAGAACTGCGCCATCGAGTTCAACTTCGGCCAAAGGGAGGACACCTACTTCTCCGTGCCGCCCGGATTCACCTTCATCCAACACCTCCCCGTGGCCGAGCGCGTCCGCGGCACCACGGGACCCAAGAGCAAAGCCGAGTGCGAGgtggggggcggcggggccggcgggggGACGCGGACGCGGTTGGGGGGTCCCGGCCGTGACGGCGTCGCCTTCGCCCGGCAGATCCTGATGATGGTCGGGTTGCCTGCTGCCGGCAAGACGACGTGGGCCGTCAAGCACGCGGCCGCCAACCCCACCAAGAAGTACAACATCCTGGGGACGAACGCCATCATGGACAAGATGAGGGTGAGGCCGACGGACGCGGCGAGCGCGGGGCTCGTCTCCGAGCTTGTGGAGTTGGGAGATCTCTGAGGTCGATGGCTCTGAGGAGCGGGGAGGGGTTCCTGGTTGGATGGGGTGATCTTGGAGTTCATTTCCAACCTCGTTGAGTTGGGAGATGTCCACGATCAAtgagtggggatgggttgatggttggactcaa is a genomic window of Numida meleagris isolate 19003 breed g44 Domestic line unplaced genomic scaffold, NumMel1.0 unplaced_Scaffold869, whole genome shotgun sequence containing:
- the LOC110392052 gene encoding heterogeneous nuclear ribonucleoprotein U-like protein 1 (The sequence of the model RefSeq protein was modified relative to this genomic sequence to represent the inferred CDS: added 228 bases not found in genome assembly), giving the protein MKVNEEISVKHLPATEPDPHVVRVGWSLDSCSTQLGEEPFSYGYGGTGKKSTNCKFENYGESFAENDVIACLVDFECGEEVEMSFMKNGKWLGVAYRVRKDALAGRALFPHVLVKNCAIEFNFGQREDTYFSVPPGFTFIQHLPVAERVRGTTGPKSKAECEILMMVGLPAAGKTTWAVKHAAANPTKKYNILGTNAIMDKMRVRPTDAASAGLVSELVELGDL